One window of Parambassis ranga chromosome 3, fParRan2.1, whole genome shotgun sequence genomic DNA carries:
- the tle3b gene encoding transducin-like enhancer protein 3-B isoform X7 — protein sequence MYPQGRHPAPHQPGQPGFKFTVAESCDRIKDEFQFLQAQYHSLKVEYDKLANEKTEMQRHYVMYYEMSYGLNIEMHKQTEIAKRLNAILAQIMPFLSQEHQQQVAQAVERAKQVTMTELNAIIGVRGLPNLPLTQQQPPHSMYPAFMQQQLQAQHLSHAAHGPPVQLPPHPSGLQPPGIPPVTGAGSGLLALGALGSQAHLPVKDEKNHHDLEHRERESSTNNSVSPSDSLRAASEKHRSSSDYGLDSKKRKVDDKDSMSRYDSDGDKSDDLVVDVSNEDPATPRVSPAHSPPENGLDKSRVLKKDAAPNSPASVASSGSTPSSKAKDHAHNDKSSTPSLKSNTPTPRNEAPTPGTSTTPGLRPLTMGKPPGMEALAAPALRTPLSIAGSYATPFAMMGHHEMNGSLTSPGVYPGLISPQMSAAAAAAYGRSPIAGFDPHPHMRAPGLPASLTSISGGKPAYSFHVSADGQMQPVPFPPDALIGPGIPRHARQINTLSHGEVVCAVTISNPTRHVYTGGKGCVKIWDISQPGSKSPVSQLDCLNRDNYIRSCKLLPDGRTLIVGGEASTLTIWDLASQTPRIKAELTSSAPACYALAISPDAKVCFSCCSDGNIAVWDLHNQTLVRQFQGHTDGASCIDISHDGTKLWTGGLDNTVRSWDLREGRQLQQHDFTSQIFSLGYCPTGEWLAVGMESSNVEVLHHTKPDKYQLHLHESCVLSLKFAYCGKWFVSTGKDNLLNAWRTPYGASIFQSKESSSVLSCDISADDKYIVTGSGDKKATVYEVIY from the exons ATGTACCCACAAGGCCGGCATCCG gcACCTCACCAGCCAGGGCAGCCTGGCTTCAAGTTCACAGTGGCAGAGTCCTGTGATAGGATCAAAGATGAATTTCAGTTCCTGCAGGCCCAGTACCACAG TCTAAAAGTGGAGTACGATAAACTGGCCAATGAAAAGACGGAGATGCAGCGTCACTACGTCATG TACTATGAGATGTCCTATGGGCTCAACATTGAGATGCACAAACAG aCTGAGATTGCCAAACGCCTCAATGCAATCCTGGCTCAGATAATGCCATTCTTGTCACAAGAG CATCAACAGCAGGTGGCTCAGGCTGTTGAGCGGGCCAAGCAGGTGACAATGACCGAGCTGAATGCTATCATCGGGGTACGTGGACTTCCCAATCTGCCTCTCACT cagcagcagccacctcaTAGTATGTACCCTGCCTTCATG cagcagcagcttcaggctcagCACCTCTCTCACGCCGCCCACGGTCCCCCAGTCCAGCTGCCCCCTCACCCTTCAGGCCTGCAGCCACCCGGCATCCCCCCTGTGACAGGCGCTGGCTCTGGCTTGCTGGCTCTCGGCGCTCTTGGCAGCCAGGCCCACCTGCCTGTAAAGGACGAAAAGAACCACCACGACCTGGAGCACCGAG AACGCGAGTCGAGCACG AATAACTCAGTGTCGCCATCAGACAGCCTGCGGGCAGCCAGTGAAAAGCACCGCAGCTCTTCAGACTATGGCCTCGACTCCAAGAAACGCAAAGTGGACGACAAAGACAGTATGAGCAGATAT GACAGTGATGGAGACAAAAGTGATGACTTGGTGGTGGATGTTTCCAATGAG GACCCAGCCACCCCTCGAGTCAGCCCTGCTCACTCTCCTCCTGAAAACGGCCTGGATAAATCACGAGTCCTGAAGAAAGATGCTGCCCCCAACAGCCCTGCCTCCGTCGCCTCCTCAGGCAGCACGCCGTCCTCCAAAGCAAAGGACCACGCCCAT AATGACAAGTCATCCACACCGAGCCTGAAGTCCAACACACCTACGCCGAGGAATGAGGCACCAACACCAGGGACCAGCACCACTCCAGGACTACGGCCTCTCACTATGGGGAAACCACCAGGCATGGAAGCATTAG CTGCCCCAGCCCTGCGTACCCCTTTGTCCATTGCGGGTTCTTATGCCACCCCGTTTGCCATGATGGGGCACCACGAAATGAATGGATCCCTGACGAGCCCAGGCGTGTACCCAGGTCTCATTTCACCACAGAtgagtgctgcagctgctgccgcCTACGGACGCTCACCAATT GCGGGGTTTGACCCTCATCCTCACATGAGAGCTCCAGGCCTTCCAGCTAGCCTCACTTCCATTTCTGGAGGAAAACC AGCTTATTCTTTTCATGTAAGTGCGGATGGTCAGATGCAGCCCGTGCCCTTCCCTCCAGATGCACTGATTGGCCCGGGCATCCCGCGTCACGCTCGCCAGATCAACACACTGAGCCACGGGGAAGTGGTGTGTGCTGTCACCATCAGCAACCCAACACGTCACGTCTACACTGGCGGCAAGGGGTGTGTCAAGATCTGGGACATCAGCCAGCCAGGCAGCAAgagcccagtgtcccaacttgACTGCCTG AACAGAGACAATTACATCCGCTCCTGCAAGCTGTTGCCTGATGGCCGCACCCTAATCGTGGGAGGTGAGGCCAGCACGCTGACCATCTGGGACCTGGCCTCACAGACTCCCCGCATAAAGGCCGAGCTCACTTCCTCTGCTCCAGCCTGCTACGCACTGGCCATCAGCCCTGATGCCAAGgtctgcttctcctgctgctccgATGGAAACATCGCTGTGTGGGACCTCCACAACCAGACACTCGTCAG GCAGTTCCAGGGCCACACAGATGGAGCCAGCTGCATCGACATCTCCCACGATGGAACCAAGCTATGGACCGGGGGGCTGGACAACACTGTTCGCTCTTGGGATTTGAGGGAGGGTCGACAACTCCAGCAACATGACTTTACCTCACAA ATCTTCTCATTGGGTTATTGTCCCACTGGAGAATGGCTAGCTGTGGGTATGGAGAGCAGCAATGTGGAGGTGCTTCACCACACCAAGCCTGACAAGTACCAGCTGCACCTGCATGAAAGCTGTGTCCTCTCGCTGAAGTTTGCCTACTGTG GTAAATGGTTTGTGAGCACAGGAAAGGACAACTTGCTGAATGCATGGAGGACTCCTTATGGTGCCAGCATATTCCAG TCAAAGGAGTCGTCCTCAGTCCTGAGCTGCGACATCTCAGCAGATGACAAATACATTGTGACAGGATCTGGTGACAAGAAGGCCACCGTGTACGAAGTCATCTACTGA
- the tle3b gene encoding transducin-like enhancer protein 3-B isoform X10 — MYPQGRHPAPHQPGQPGFKFTVAESCDRIKDEFQFLQAQYHSLKVEYDKLANEKTEMQRHYVMYYEMSYGLNIEMHKQTEIAKRLNAILAQIMPFLSQEHQQQVAQAVERAKQVTMTELNAIIGQQLQAQHLSHAAHGPPVQLPPHPSGLQPPGIPPVTGAGSGLLALGALGSQAHLPVKDEKNHHDLEHRGPSSFHSPLAIPLKERESSTNNSVSPSDSLRAASEKHRSSSDYGLDSKKRKVDDKDSMSRYDSDGDKSDDLVVDVSNEDPATPRVSPAHSPPENGLDKSRVLKKDAAPNSPASVASSGSTPSSKAKDHAHNDKSSTPSLKSNTPTPRNEAPTPGTSTTPGLRPLTMGKPPGMEALAAPALRTPLSIAGSYATPFAMMGHHEMNGSLTSPGVYPGLISPQMSAAAAAAYGRSPIAGFDPHPHMRAPGLPASLTSISGGKPAYSFHVSADGQMQPVPFPPDALIGPGIPRHARQINTLSHGEVVCAVTISNPTRHVYTGGKGCVKIWDISQPGSKSPVSQLDCLNRDNYIRSCKLLPDGRTLIVGGEASTLTIWDLASQTPRIKAELTSSAPACYALAISPDAKVCFSCCSDGNIAVWDLHNQTLVRQFQGHTDGASCIDISHDGTKLWTGGLDNTVRSWDLREGRQLQQHDFTSQIFSLGYCPTGEWLAVGMESSNVEVLHHTKPDKYQLHLHESCVLSLKFAYCGKWFVSTGKDNLLNAWRTPYGASIFQSKESSSVLSCDISADDKYIVTGSGDKKATVYEVIY, encoded by the exons ATGTACCCACAAGGCCGGCATCCG gcACCTCACCAGCCAGGGCAGCCTGGCTTCAAGTTCACAGTGGCAGAGTCCTGTGATAGGATCAAAGATGAATTTCAGTTCCTGCAGGCCCAGTACCACAG TCTAAAAGTGGAGTACGATAAACTGGCCAATGAAAAGACGGAGATGCAGCGTCACTACGTCATG TACTATGAGATGTCCTATGGGCTCAACATTGAGATGCACAAACAG aCTGAGATTGCCAAACGCCTCAATGCAATCCTGGCTCAGATAATGCCATTCTTGTCACAAGAG CATCAACAGCAGGTGGCTCAGGCTGTTGAGCGGGCCAAGCAGGTGACAATGACCGAGCTGAATGCTATCATCGGG cagcagcttcaggctcagCACCTCTCTCACGCCGCCCACGGTCCCCCAGTCCAGCTGCCCCCTCACCCTTCAGGCCTGCAGCCACCCGGCATCCCCCCTGTGACAGGCGCTGGCTCTGGCTTGCTGGCTCTCGGCGCTCTTGGCAGCCAGGCCCACCTGCCTGTAAAGGACGAAAAGAACCACCACGACCTGGAGCACCGAG GCCCCTCATCTTTTCACTCGCCTCTGGCCATTCCTCTGAAAGAACGCGAGTCGAGCACG AATAACTCAGTGTCGCCATCAGACAGCCTGCGGGCAGCCAGTGAAAAGCACCGCAGCTCTTCAGACTATGGCCTCGACTCCAAGAAACGCAAAGTGGACGACAAAGACAGTATGAGCAGATAT GACAGTGATGGAGACAAAAGTGATGACTTGGTGGTGGATGTTTCCAATGAG GACCCAGCCACCCCTCGAGTCAGCCCTGCTCACTCTCCTCCTGAAAACGGCCTGGATAAATCACGAGTCCTGAAGAAAGATGCTGCCCCCAACAGCCCTGCCTCCGTCGCCTCCTCAGGCAGCACGCCGTCCTCCAAAGCAAAGGACCACGCCCAT AATGACAAGTCATCCACACCGAGCCTGAAGTCCAACACACCTACGCCGAGGAATGAGGCACCAACACCAGGGACCAGCACCACTCCAGGACTACGGCCTCTCACTATGGGGAAACCACCAGGCATGGAAGCATTAG CTGCCCCAGCCCTGCGTACCCCTTTGTCCATTGCGGGTTCTTATGCCACCCCGTTTGCCATGATGGGGCACCACGAAATGAATGGATCCCTGACGAGCCCAGGCGTGTACCCAGGTCTCATTTCACCACAGAtgagtgctgcagctgctgccgcCTACGGACGCTCACCAATT GCGGGGTTTGACCCTCATCCTCACATGAGAGCTCCAGGCCTTCCAGCTAGCCTCACTTCCATTTCTGGAGGAAAACC AGCTTATTCTTTTCATGTAAGTGCGGATGGTCAGATGCAGCCCGTGCCCTTCCCTCCAGATGCACTGATTGGCCCGGGCATCCCGCGTCACGCTCGCCAGATCAACACACTGAGCCACGGGGAAGTGGTGTGTGCTGTCACCATCAGCAACCCAACACGTCACGTCTACACTGGCGGCAAGGGGTGTGTCAAGATCTGGGACATCAGCCAGCCAGGCAGCAAgagcccagtgtcccaacttgACTGCCTG AACAGAGACAATTACATCCGCTCCTGCAAGCTGTTGCCTGATGGCCGCACCCTAATCGTGGGAGGTGAGGCCAGCACGCTGACCATCTGGGACCTGGCCTCACAGACTCCCCGCATAAAGGCCGAGCTCACTTCCTCTGCTCCAGCCTGCTACGCACTGGCCATCAGCCCTGATGCCAAGgtctgcttctcctgctgctccgATGGAAACATCGCTGTGTGGGACCTCCACAACCAGACACTCGTCAG GCAGTTCCAGGGCCACACAGATGGAGCCAGCTGCATCGACATCTCCCACGATGGAACCAAGCTATGGACCGGGGGGCTGGACAACACTGTTCGCTCTTGGGATTTGAGGGAGGGTCGACAACTCCAGCAACATGACTTTACCTCACAA ATCTTCTCATTGGGTTATTGTCCCACTGGAGAATGGCTAGCTGTGGGTATGGAGAGCAGCAATGTGGAGGTGCTTCACCACACCAAGCCTGACAAGTACCAGCTGCACCTGCATGAAAGCTGTGTCCTCTCGCTGAAGTTTGCCTACTGTG GTAAATGGTTTGTGAGCACAGGAAAGGACAACTTGCTGAATGCATGGAGGACTCCTTATGGTGCCAGCATATTCCAG TCAAAGGAGTCGTCCTCAGTCCTGAGCTGCGACATCTCAGCAGATGACAAATACATTGTGACAGGATCTGGTGACAAGAAGGCCACCGTGTACGAAGTCATCTACTGA
- the tle3b gene encoding transducin-like enhancer protein 3-B isoform X8: MYPQGRHPAPHQPGQPGFKFTVAESCDRIKDEFQFLQAQYHSLKVEYDKLANEKTEMQRHYVMYYEMSYGLNIEMHKQTEIAKRLNAILAQIMPFLSQEHQQQVAQAVERAKQVTMTELNAIIGVRGLPNLPLTQQLQAQHLSHAAHGPPVQLPPHPSGLQPPGIPPVTGAGSGLLALGALGSQAHLPVKDEKNHHDLEHRGPSSFHSPLAIPLKERESSTNNSVSPSDSLRAASEKHRSSSDYGLDSKKRKVDDKDSMSRYDSDGDKSDDLVVDVSNEDPATPRVSPAHSPPENGLDKSRVLKKDAAPNSPASVASSGSTPSSKAKDHAHNDKSSTPSLKSNTPTPRNEAPTPGTSTTPGLRPLTMGKPPGMEALAAPALRTPLSIAGSYATPFAMMGHHEMNGSLTSPGVYPGLISPQMSAAAAAAYGRSPIAGFDPHPHMRAPGLPASLTSISGGKPAYSFHVSADGQMQPVPFPPDALIGPGIPRHARQINTLSHGEVVCAVTISNPTRHVYTGGKGCVKIWDISQPGSKSPVSQLDCLNRDNYIRSCKLLPDGRTLIVGGEASTLTIWDLASQTPRIKAELTSSAPACYALAISPDAKVCFSCCSDGNIAVWDLHNQTLVRQFQGHTDGASCIDISHDGTKLWTGGLDNTVRSWDLREGRQLQQHDFTSQIFSLGYCPTGEWLAVGMESSNVEVLHHTKPDKYQLHLHESCVLSLKFAYCGKWFVSTGKDNLLNAWRTPYGASIFQSKESSSVLSCDISADDKYIVTGSGDKKATVYEVIY; this comes from the exons ATGTACCCACAAGGCCGGCATCCG gcACCTCACCAGCCAGGGCAGCCTGGCTTCAAGTTCACAGTGGCAGAGTCCTGTGATAGGATCAAAGATGAATTTCAGTTCCTGCAGGCCCAGTACCACAG TCTAAAAGTGGAGTACGATAAACTGGCCAATGAAAAGACGGAGATGCAGCGTCACTACGTCATG TACTATGAGATGTCCTATGGGCTCAACATTGAGATGCACAAACAG aCTGAGATTGCCAAACGCCTCAATGCAATCCTGGCTCAGATAATGCCATTCTTGTCACAAGAG CATCAACAGCAGGTGGCTCAGGCTGTTGAGCGGGCCAAGCAGGTGACAATGACCGAGCTGAATGCTATCATCGGGGTACGTGGACTTCCCAATCTGCCTCTCACT cagcagcttcaggctcagCACCTCTCTCACGCCGCCCACGGTCCCCCAGTCCAGCTGCCCCCTCACCCTTCAGGCCTGCAGCCACCCGGCATCCCCCCTGTGACAGGCGCTGGCTCTGGCTTGCTGGCTCTCGGCGCTCTTGGCAGCCAGGCCCACCTGCCTGTAAAGGACGAAAAGAACCACCACGACCTGGAGCACCGAG GCCCCTCATCTTTTCACTCGCCTCTGGCCATTCCTCTGAAAGAACGCGAGTCGAGCACG AATAACTCAGTGTCGCCATCAGACAGCCTGCGGGCAGCCAGTGAAAAGCACCGCAGCTCTTCAGACTATGGCCTCGACTCCAAGAAACGCAAAGTGGACGACAAAGACAGTATGAGCAGATAT GACAGTGATGGAGACAAAAGTGATGACTTGGTGGTGGATGTTTCCAATGAG GACCCAGCCACCCCTCGAGTCAGCCCTGCTCACTCTCCTCCTGAAAACGGCCTGGATAAATCACGAGTCCTGAAGAAAGATGCTGCCCCCAACAGCCCTGCCTCCGTCGCCTCCTCAGGCAGCACGCCGTCCTCCAAAGCAAAGGACCACGCCCAT AATGACAAGTCATCCACACCGAGCCTGAAGTCCAACACACCTACGCCGAGGAATGAGGCACCAACACCAGGGACCAGCACCACTCCAGGACTACGGCCTCTCACTATGGGGAAACCACCAGGCATGGAAGCATTAG CTGCCCCAGCCCTGCGTACCCCTTTGTCCATTGCGGGTTCTTATGCCACCCCGTTTGCCATGATGGGGCACCACGAAATGAATGGATCCCTGACGAGCCCAGGCGTGTACCCAGGTCTCATTTCACCACAGAtgagtgctgcagctgctgccgcCTACGGACGCTCACCAATT GCGGGGTTTGACCCTCATCCTCACATGAGAGCTCCAGGCCTTCCAGCTAGCCTCACTTCCATTTCTGGAGGAAAACC AGCTTATTCTTTTCATGTAAGTGCGGATGGTCAGATGCAGCCCGTGCCCTTCCCTCCAGATGCACTGATTGGCCCGGGCATCCCGCGTCACGCTCGCCAGATCAACACACTGAGCCACGGGGAAGTGGTGTGTGCTGTCACCATCAGCAACCCAACACGTCACGTCTACACTGGCGGCAAGGGGTGTGTCAAGATCTGGGACATCAGCCAGCCAGGCAGCAAgagcccagtgtcccaacttgACTGCCTG AACAGAGACAATTACATCCGCTCCTGCAAGCTGTTGCCTGATGGCCGCACCCTAATCGTGGGAGGTGAGGCCAGCACGCTGACCATCTGGGACCTGGCCTCACAGACTCCCCGCATAAAGGCCGAGCTCACTTCCTCTGCTCCAGCCTGCTACGCACTGGCCATCAGCCCTGATGCCAAGgtctgcttctcctgctgctccgATGGAAACATCGCTGTGTGGGACCTCCACAACCAGACACTCGTCAG GCAGTTCCAGGGCCACACAGATGGAGCCAGCTGCATCGACATCTCCCACGATGGAACCAAGCTATGGACCGGGGGGCTGGACAACACTGTTCGCTCTTGGGATTTGAGGGAGGGTCGACAACTCCAGCAACATGACTTTACCTCACAA ATCTTCTCATTGGGTTATTGTCCCACTGGAGAATGGCTAGCTGTGGGTATGGAGAGCAGCAATGTGGAGGTGCTTCACCACACCAAGCCTGACAAGTACCAGCTGCACCTGCATGAAAGCTGTGTCCTCTCGCTGAAGTTTGCCTACTGTG GTAAATGGTTTGTGAGCACAGGAAAGGACAACTTGCTGAATGCATGGAGGACTCCTTATGGTGCCAGCATATTCCAG TCAAAGGAGTCGTCCTCAGTCCTGAGCTGCGACATCTCAGCAGATGACAAATACATTGTGACAGGATCTGGTGACAAGAAGGCCACCGTGTACGAAGTCATCTACTGA
- the tle3b gene encoding transducin-like enhancer protein 3-B isoform X2: MYPQGRHPAPHQPGQPGFKFTVAESCDRIKDEFQFLQAQYHSLKVEYDKLANEKTEMQRHYVMYYEMSYGLNIEMHKQTEIAKRLNAILAQIMPFLSQEHQQQVAQAVERAKQVTMTELNAIIGVRGLPNLPLTQQQPPHSMYPAFMQQQLQAQHLSHAAHGPPVQLPPHPSGLQPPGIPPVTGAGSGLLALGALGSQAHLPVKDEKNHHDLEHRGPSSFHSPLAIPLKERESSTNNSVSPSDSLRAASEKHRSSSDYGLDSKKRKVDDKDSMSRYDSDGDKSDDLVVDVSNEDPATPRVSPAHSPPENGLDKSRVLKKDAAPNSPASVASSGSTPSSKAKDHAHNDKSSTPSLKSNTPTPRNEAPTPGTSTTPGLRPLTMGKPPGMEALAAPALRTPLSIAGSYATPFAMMGHHEMNGSLTSPGVYPGLISPQMSAAAAAAYGRSPIAGFDPHPHMRAPGLPASLTSISGGKPAYSFHVSADGQMQPVPFPPDALIGPGIPRHARQINTLSHGEVVCAVTISNPTRHVYTGGKGCVKIWDISQPGSKSPVSQLDCLNRDNYIRSCKLLPDGRTLIVGGEASTLTIWDLASQTPRIKAELTSSAPACYALAISPDAKVCFSCCSDGNIAVWDLHNQTLVRQFQGHTDGASCIDISHDGTKLWTGGLDNTVRSWDLREGRQLQQHDFTSQIFSLGYCPTGEWLAVGMESSNVEVLHHTKPDKYQLHLHESCVLSLKFAYCGKWFVSTGKDNLLNAWRTPYGASIFQSKESSSVLSCDISADDKYIVTGSGDKKATVYEVIY; the protein is encoded by the exons ATGTACCCACAAGGCCGGCATCCG gcACCTCACCAGCCAGGGCAGCCTGGCTTCAAGTTCACAGTGGCAGAGTCCTGTGATAGGATCAAAGATGAATTTCAGTTCCTGCAGGCCCAGTACCACAG TCTAAAAGTGGAGTACGATAAACTGGCCAATGAAAAGACGGAGATGCAGCGTCACTACGTCATG TACTATGAGATGTCCTATGGGCTCAACATTGAGATGCACAAACAG aCTGAGATTGCCAAACGCCTCAATGCAATCCTGGCTCAGATAATGCCATTCTTGTCACAAGAG CATCAACAGCAGGTGGCTCAGGCTGTTGAGCGGGCCAAGCAGGTGACAATGACCGAGCTGAATGCTATCATCGGGGTACGTGGACTTCCCAATCTGCCTCTCACT cagcagcagccacctcaTAGTATGTACCCTGCCTTCATG cagcagcagcttcaggctcagCACCTCTCTCACGCCGCCCACGGTCCCCCAGTCCAGCTGCCCCCTCACCCTTCAGGCCTGCAGCCACCCGGCATCCCCCCTGTGACAGGCGCTGGCTCTGGCTTGCTGGCTCTCGGCGCTCTTGGCAGCCAGGCCCACCTGCCTGTAAAGGACGAAAAGAACCACCACGACCTGGAGCACCGAG GCCCCTCATCTTTTCACTCGCCTCTGGCCATTCCTCTGAAAGAACGCGAGTCGAGCACG AATAACTCAGTGTCGCCATCAGACAGCCTGCGGGCAGCCAGTGAAAAGCACCGCAGCTCTTCAGACTATGGCCTCGACTCCAAGAAACGCAAAGTGGACGACAAAGACAGTATGAGCAGATAT GACAGTGATGGAGACAAAAGTGATGACTTGGTGGTGGATGTTTCCAATGAG GACCCAGCCACCCCTCGAGTCAGCCCTGCTCACTCTCCTCCTGAAAACGGCCTGGATAAATCACGAGTCCTGAAGAAAGATGCTGCCCCCAACAGCCCTGCCTCCGTCGCCTCCTCAGGCAGCACGCCGTCCTCCAAAGCAAAGGACCACGCCCAT AATGACAAGTCATCCACACCGAGCCTGAAGTCCAACACACCTACGCCGAGGAATGAGGCACCAACACCAGGGACCAGCACCACTCCAGGACTACGGCCTCTCACTATGGGGAAACCACCAGGCATGGAAGCATTAG CTGCCCCAGCCCTGCGTACCCCTTTGTCCATTGCGGGTTCTTATGCCACCCCGTTTGCCATGATGGGGCACCACGAAATGAATGGATCCCTGACGAGCCCAGGCGTGTACCCAGGTCTCATTTCACCACAGAtgagtgctgcagctgctgccgcCTACGGACGCTCACCAATT GCGGGGTTTGACCCTCATCCTCACATGAGAGCTCCAGGCCTTCCAGCTAGCCTCACTTCCATTTCTGGAGGAAAACC AGCTTATTCTTTTCATGTAAGTGCGGATGGTCAGATGCAGCCCGTGCCCTTCCCTCCAGATGCACTGATTGGCCCGGGCATCCCGCGTCACGCTCGCCAGATCAACACACTGAGCCACGGGGAAGTGGTGTGTGCTGTCACCATCAGCAACCCAACACGTCACGTCTACACTGGCGGCAAGGGGTGTGTCAAGATCTGGGACATCAGCCAGCCAGGCAGCAAgagcccagtgtcccaacttgACTGCCTG AACAGAGACAATTACATCCGCTCCTGCAAGCTGTTGCCTGATGGCCGCACCCTAATCGTGGGAGGTGAGGCCAGCACGCTGACCATCTGGGACCTGGCCTCACAGACTCCCCGCATAAAGGCCGAGCTCACTTCCTCTGCTCCAGCCTGCTACGCACTGGCCATCAGCCCTGATGCCAAGgtctgcttctcctgctgctccgATGGAAACATCGCTGTGTGGGACCTCCACAACCAGACACTCGTCAG GCAGTTCCAGGGCCACACAGATGGAGCCAGCTGCATCGACATCTCCCACGATGGAACCAAGCTATGGACCGGGGGGCTGGACAACACTGTTCGCTCTTGGGATTTGAGGGAGGGTCGACAACTCCAGCAACATGACTTTACCTCACAA ATCTTCTCATTGGGTTATTGTCCCACTGGAGAATGGCTAGCTGTGGGTATGGAGAGCAGCAATGTGGAGGTGCTTCACCACACCAAGCCTGACAAGTACCAGCTGCACCTGCATGAAAGCTGTGTCCTCTCGCTGAAGTTTGCCTACTGTG GTAAATGGTTTGTGAGCACAGGAAAGGACAACTTGCTGAATGCATGGAGGACTCCTTATGGTGCCAGCATATTCCAG TCAAAGGAGTCGTCCTCAGTCCTGAGCTGCGACATCTCAGCAGATGACAAATACATTGTGACAGGATCTGGTGACAAGAAGGCCACCGTGTACGAAGTCATCTACTGA